TAGAGCTTGTTGAAATGGTAGATGGGGAAGAAATAGCTTGTACAAAGAAGAAAGAAAAAGACTATTTAGCTTGGGTACGTCCGCGTGTCGAGCAATTCTTTCTTAGTTTAAATAAAAAATATAGAAGCAAAGGTCAATGATGATCTTTGCTTTTTTTGTATCATTTGTTTAAAAAATAACAGCGAATGCTCTTGCAAAAGCACCATCACTATCTTTAATTTTTAAAGGTGCTGCTGAGAAAAAGAAACGTTTCGTTTTAATGGCATCTAAGTTTGTTAAGTTTTCAATTAAATAAATATTATTCCCAAGTAGTATATGATGAATCGGTGATGTTTCTGTCGTTACCTCGTCAGGAGAAATGAAATCTAAACCAACAGATTTTACTTTTAATTGAACTAATTCTTCAGCTAATTCTTCGGAAAGATAAAAAGCTTCTTGCTCATATGCCTCTGTATTCCATTTAGTAGATAGATTGGAATGGAAAATGACAATATCTCCTTCTTTTATGTCAGCATTGTGTAATACTTCTTTACGTAATTTTCGTTCTTGTACATGAGTTACATCAATAAGAACAGCTTCGCCTACAAATTGATCTAGGGGTAATTGATCAATGGTAGTTGCGCCTGAAATGAAATGGGCAGGGGCATCGCAATGTGTACCAACATGAACGACAGAATGGAAATCTGTAACTTGATAACCTGTTTCTTCAACGCTTGTAATGGCTTCTAAATTGATTTTTGGTGTTCCAGGAAATTGAGACATATTATTTTCGAATGTTTGTGATAGGTCAATTACTTTCATTTTAAATACCTCCAATATATGTTTTGAAATATAAAAAAACTCACCTTTCATGATCAAGAAAGATGAGTTTTGTACACAATAGTTACGTTTTATCTTTCAAAATGCAATGCATTTTGCAGGAATTAGCACCTATTCAGTTTGTATAAACTGAGGTTGCTGGGCTTCAAAGGGCCGGTCCCTCTGCCTCTCTTGATAAAGAATTATTCAGTTTTAAAATTTTTAATTTTTAGATAGTTAAATTGTAATTCATTTCCTTTTTTCGTGCAATACAAAATAGGTATTCACCCAAATAAAGTTGCTCGCATATTGTAGCTTATGTAAATAGAATGCTGCGAAGGAGTGAGTGCAGTGACAGGAAATGTATTGAATTATTTTGCTGGTGGCAATACAGCTAGAGGGTTTCATAATTTATACGAAGAGAATCTAAAAGGGCTAAACAGATTATTTATTTTAAAGGGTGGTCCTGGAACCGGGAAATCTTCTTTAATTAAGGCAATAGGTCGTGACTGGGTTGAAAAAGGATATGATATTGAATTTTTACACTGTTCTTCTGATAATAAATCGGTTGATGGTGTAATTATCCCGAAGTTAAAAGTAGGAATTGTTGATGGAACATCACCGCATGTTATTGAGCCGAAAATGCCAGGAGTTGTCGAGGAGTATATCAATTTAGGGGGTGCTTGGGACTCAGATAAATTGAGAGAGCAGAAAGTGGAAATTGAACGATTTGTTTCAGAAGCAAGCAAAGCTTTTCAAGCTGCTTACGCTCGTTTTAACGAGGCGCTAATTATACATGATGAGTGGGAGAAAATATATATTGATAATATTGATTTTAATAAAGCGAATGAACTAACCGATCAGCTCATTCAGAAATTATTTGCAGATAAAGGCGGGAAACAATCGCTTGTGAAACATCGCTTTTTAGGAGCAGCTACACCGAAAGGAGCAGTTGATTTTGTTCCTAACTTAACAGAAGGATTACTACATCGTTATTTTATAAAAGGACGCCCAGGCTCTGGGAAATCAACAATGCTCAAAAAATTAGCTAAGGCAGC
This genomic window from Bacillus anthracis str. Vollum contains:
- a CDS encoding cyclase family protein — its product is MKVIDLSQTFENNMSQFPGTPKINLEAITSVEETGYQVTDFHSVVHVGTHCDAPAHFISGATTIDQLPLDQFVGEAVLIDVTHVQERKLRKEVLHNADIKEGDIVIFHSNLSTKWNTEAYEQEAFYLSEELAEELVQLKVKSVGLDFISPDEVTTETSPIHHILLGNNIYLIENLTNLDAIKTKRFFFSAAPLKIKDSDGAFARAFAVIF
- a CDS encoding PRK06851 family protein encodes the protein MTGNVLNYFAGGNTARGFHNLYEENLKGLNRLFILKGGPGTGKSSLIKAIGRDWVEKGYDIEFLHCSSDNKSVDGVIIPKLKVGIVDGTSPHVIEPKMPGVVEEYINLGGAWDSDKLREQKVEIERFVSEASKAFQAAYARFNEALIIHDEWEKIYIDNIDFNKANELTDQLIQKLFADKGGKQSLVKHRFLGAATPKGAVDFVPNLTEGLLHRYFIKGRPGSGKSTMLKKLAKAAEEKGFEVEVYHCGFDPNSLDMVIVRELGFAIFDSTAPHEYFPSREGDEIIDMYALIVTPGTDEKYAEEIRHVSIQYKTKMNEAMSFLAKAKSVRDKLERIYIAAMDFSKVDAYKEEIQKEFERIAISVTEKNK